In Oryza sativa Japonica Group chromosome 3, ASM3414082v1, one DNA window encodes the following:
- the LOC107276559 gene encoding putative disease resistance RPP13-like protein 2: protein MAEAIIGPLVWRLQEMAVGQARALVSVNDDIVRLRDRLMWLQAFLREADAKRRAVSDEVNKVWLLQTRDAVFDAEDALDHFYLRVDMSRFPRWAQPSMRYVVTFTTQVPMRRILSKKIMAINTRLEEIIQNKDRYKMDDVNKGIEVTWKASTSISESNSELDDLQQGNLTLYEEHQEELEKALTPTDQELQKNDNRPIVVSVSGKSGVGKTTLVRNVYNIMKKKNCFDVHAMESFAPHLTAPNILHQIVQQLTEDNKNCPRSMVHEMLATALRDKKYLLVIDGEVSRTEWKNIITMLTTLAVGSTGNRIVHIRFDRPEQSSLYYHHHIRLEPLENNVVMKLFHKRLRNQDKQGDAGGPMVLKLKKLLQFDAQYQKLEEYREDICKITEGLPLAVVLLSGLVQTKEFPHEWTEVFKYLSSKKSKRLDNLLSLCFDDLPHELKCCYLYFAAFPPNVVVEARNLVCMWMAEGFLTPRVGKTLEKVGYIFLNELISRNLVNLVLVDDNSTTGTMFISIQNKVHEFLQSEAHEASFLEVHSGDDIPTLTSARRLSLQNYTDKYAALANPLPKLRSIFSQFEQEPKEQEPKGDQTRQCCTPPQQWITNKKQKDIRSHIKGLLQGSEFLRVIDLQGIEIGDELPHAIGSVVHLQYLGITSCSLTVIPPSIGSLSGLQTLDVRETNVRKLPLNFWLMIKTLRHVFGFTLKLPKQIGSMKHMQTLDSIELDNCEKDLIGTVGKMVHLENLFVWNITTGNMEALFAALSKLENLRNLALHGHIIPSTVFITISLRRLKSMKLQGKLKFLYEITGMDVCLPNLSMLSLEKTKVSQGFISKLAELPSLETLALYSESYKDEHLLFSSIGFVSLKKIKLDVPTTLKTIEIEQGALHILKEFDILSQRPHVKIIAERRIKKLIV from the exons ATGGCGGAGGCGATCATCGGGCCGCTGGTGTGGAGGCTGCAGGAGATGGCGGTGGGGCAGGCTCGGGCGCTGGTGTCGGTGAACGACGACATCGTGAGGCTCCGGGACAGGCTGATGTGGCTGCAGGCCTTCCTCCGGGAGGCCGACGCCAAGCGACGCGCCGTCTCCGACGAGGTCAACAAGGTGTGGCTGCTGCAGACGCGCGACGCCGTCTTCGACGCCGAGGACGCCCTCGATCATTTCTATCTCCGCGTCGATATGTCCAG GTTTCCAAGGTGGGCTCAACCATCCATGAGATATGTTGTAACCTTTACAACGCAAGTACCAATGCGACGCATTCTCTCTAAAAAGATAATGGCTATCAACACCAGGCTTGAGGAAATTATTCAAAACAAAGATAGGTACAAGATGGACGATGTGAATAAGGGAATAGAAGTGACATGGAAGGCTTCAACGTCAATATCCGAAAGCAATTCTGAGCT GGATGATTTACAACAAGGAAATTTGACATTATATGAAGAGCACCAAGAGGAACTTGAGAAAGCCCTTACTCCAACAGATCAAGAACTACAGAAAAATGATAATCGTCCAATTGTGGTCTCTGTATCTGGAAAGAGTGGGGTTGGCAAGACAACTCTTGTGAGAAATGTGTACAATataatgaagaagaagaattgtTTTGATGTTCATGCTATGGAGAGTTTTGCACCTCATTTAACAGCCCCCAACATCCTACATCAAATTGTTCAGCAGCTTACAGAAGACAACAAGAATTGTCCTAGAAGCATGGTCCATGAAATGTTGGCTACAGCGTTGAGAGATAAGAAATACTTACTGGTGATAGATGGTGAAGTTAGCAGAACTGAATGGAAGAACATTATCACTATGCTCACTACCCTTGCAGTCGGTTCTACTGGTAATAGAATAGTGCATATCAGATTTGACAGACCAGAACAGTCGTCTCTCTATTATCATCATCACATTCGGTTAGAACCTCTTGAAAATAATGTTGTCATGAAATTGTTCCACAAGCGATTACGAAACCAAGACAAGCAAGGTGATGCCGGAGGTCCAATGGTATTGAAGTTGAAGAAACTACTCCAATTTGATGCACAATATCAAAAACTTGAAGAATACCGTGAAGACATATGCAAAATCACGGAAGGGTTGCCTCTGGCTGTTGTTCTTTTATCAGGTCTTGTCCAAACCAAAGAGTTTCCCCATGAGTGGACAGAAGTATTCAAGTATCTTAGTTCCAAGAAATCAAAGCGGCTCGACAATCTACTGTCCCTGTGTTTTGATGATCTTCCACACGAACTGAAATGTTGCTATCTATACTTTGCTGCATTTCCTCCCAATGTAGTGGTCGAGGCACGCAACTTGGTGTGTATGTGGATGGCAGAGGGATTTCTAACACCTAGAGTTGGAAAGACATTGGAGAAGGTGGGCTACATCTTCCTGAATGAGCTGATTTCCAGGAATCTAGTCAATCTTGTTCTTGTAGATGATAATTCTACTACCGGGACTATGTTCATCTCCATCCAAAACAAAGTACATGAGTTTTTGCAATCTGAAGCGCATGAGGCAAGTTTCTTGGAGGTGCATAGTGGTGATGACATCCCTACTTTGACAAGTGCTCGTCGCCTCTCTCTACAGAATTACACAGACAAGTATGCGGCCCTAGCTAATCCATTGCCAAAGCTACGATCCATCTTCTCTCAGTTTGAGCAAGAGCCAAAGGAACAAGAGCCCAAAGGAGACCAAACTAGACAATGTTGCACACCACCTCAACAGTGGATAACCAACAAGAAGCAGAAAGACATCAGATCTCACATAAAAGGATTGCTACAAGGATCAGAGTTCCTCCGTGTCATTGACCTACAAGGGATTGAGATTGGTGATGAGTTGCCACATGCAATAGGTAGTGTTGTGCATCTGCAGTACCTTGGAATTACATCTTGTTCATTGACAGTGATCCCTCCGTCCATTGGAAGCCTGAGTGGTCTACAGACATTGGATGTCAGAGAAACTAATGTTCGGAAGCTCCCACTGAACTTTTGGTTGATGATCAAGACACTAAGGCATGTATTTGGTTTTACCCTCAAATTGCCTAAACAAATTGGCAGCATGAAGCATATGCAGACACTTGACTCAATAGAGCTTGACAACTGTGAGAAGGATTTGATTGGGACAGTTGGAAAGATGGTCCATCTAGAAAATTTATTTGTTTGGAACATTACAACTGGTAATATGGAGGCTTTGTTTGCTGCTCTGAGCAAGCTAGAGAATCTTAGGAATTTGGCCTTGCATGGCCACATTATTCCATCAACCGTGTTCATCACAATCTCGCTTCGCCGCCTCAAGTCCATGAAGTTACAAGGGAaactaaaatttttatatgagATAACTGGTATGGATGTATGCCTTCCTAATCTCAGCATGCTTTCATTGGAGAAAACAAAGGTATCTCAGGGATTCATTTCAAAGCTTGCTGAACTCCCATCTCTTGAAACCCTTGCCTTATATTCTGAGTCATACAAGGACGAGCATCTTTTATTCTCTTCAATTGGATTTGTTAGTCTGAAGAAGATCAAGCTTGATGTACCAACAACGCTGAAAACTATTGAGATAGAGCAAGGTGCGCTTCATATTCTCAAGGAATTTGATATTCTCTCTCAACGTCCCCATGTCAAAATCATTGCGGAAAGACGCATCAAAAAGCTCATTGTCTAA